One genomic window of Erinaceus europaeus chromosome 7, mEriEur2.1, whole genome shotgun sequence includes the following:
- the LOC103107862 gene encoding 25-hydroxyvitamin D-1 alpha hydroxylase, mitochondrial, whose amino-acid sequence MAETLKLASRVLRRARWAPELGTSLGSKGSDPTAPHGLADIPGPSTPSFLAELFCKGGLSRLHELQVRGAARYGPVWSASFGPVRTVYLAAPTLVEQLLRQEGPRPERCSFSPWTEHRRRHQRACGLLTAEGEEWQKLRSLLAPLLLRPQAAAGYAGTLDEVVRDLVRRLRRQRGRSAGAPTLVRDVAGEFYKFGLEGVGAVLLGSRLGCLDVQVPADTETFIRAVGSVFMSTLLTMAMPSWLHRLVPGPWGRLCRDWDQMFAFAQRHVERREAEAAVSGQGKSEVDVGAGAHLTYFLLREKLPAPSILGNVTELLLAGVDTVSNTLSWALYELSRHPEVQMALHSEITAALGPGSHAHLPATTLSQLPLLKAVVKEVLRLYPVVPGNSRVPDKDIHVGDYIIPQNTLVTLCHYATSRDPAQFPEPNSFRPARWLGEDPASHPFASLPFGFGKRSCMGRRLAELELQMALAQILTHFEVQPEPDAAPIRPMTRTVLVPERSINLLFVDR is encoded by the exons ATGGCTGAGACCCTCAAGCTCGCTTCCAGAGTGCTCCGTCGGGCCCGCTGGGCTCCGGAGCTGGGCACCTCACTGGGTTCCAAAGGCAGCGACCCAACAGCGCCCCACGGCTTGGCGGACATCCCAGGCCCCTCCACACCCAGCTTCCTGGCTGAACTTTTCTGCAAAGGAGGACTGTCACGATTACACGAGCTACAG GTGCGGGGCGCCGCGCGTTACGGACCCGTGTGGTCAGCCAGCTTCGGGCCGGTGCGCACAGTGTACCTGGCGGCCCCGACTCTGGTGGAGCAGCTGCTGCGACAGGAGGGACCCCGGCCGGAGCGCTGCAGCTTCTCCCCCTGGACCGAGCACCGACGTCGGCACCAGCGGGCTTGCGGGCTGCTCACCGC GGAAGGCGAAGAATGGCAGAAGCTCCGCAGCCTCCTGGCGCCTCTGCTCCTCCGGCCGCAGGCGGCCGCCGGCTATGCCGGGACCCTGGACGAGGTGGTCCGGGACCTGGTGCGGCGACTGCGGCGCCAGCGGGGACGGAGCGCAGGGGCCCCCACCCTGGTGCGCGACGTGGCGGGAGAGTTTTACAAGTTTGGGCTGGAAG GAGTGGGCGCCGTGCTGCTGGGCTCGCGCCTGGGCTGCCTGGACGTGCAGGTGCCCGCGGACACCGAGACCTTCATCCGCGCCGTGGGCTCGGTCTTTATGTCCACGCTGCTGACGATGGCGATGCCCAGCTGGCTACACCGCCTGGTACCCGGACCTTGGGGCCGCCTCTGCCGAGACTGGGACCAGATGTTTGCATTTG CGCAGCGGCACGTGGAGCGGCGAGAGGCCGAGGCGGCTGTGAGCGGCCAGGGAAAGTCCGAGGTGGACGTGGGCGCTGGAGCACACCTAACCTACTTCCTACTGCGGGAAAAGTTGCCTGCCCCGTCCATCCTGGGAAACGTGACAGAGCTGCTACTGGCCGGGGTGGACACG GTGTCCAACACCCTCTCCTGGGCCCTGTATGAACTCTCTCGGCATCCAGAAGTCCAGATGGCACTGCACTCTGAGATCACAGCTGCCCTGGGCCCTGGCTCCCATGCCCACCTTCCAGCCACCACCTTGTCTCAGCTGCCCCTGCTGAAGGCTGTGGTCAAAGAGGTGCTAAG ATTGTACCCTGTGGTTCCTGGCAATTCCCGTGTTCCAGACAAAGACATCCATGTGGGTGACTATATTATCCCCCAAAAT ACATTGGTTACTTTGTGCCACTATGCCACCTCAAGGGACCCTGCACAGTTCCCAGAGCCAAATTCTTTCCGGCCAGCTCGTTGGCTGGGGGAGGATCCAGCTTCCCACCCATTTGCATCTCTTCCCTTTGGCTTTGGCAAGCGCAGCTGCATGGGGAGACGCCTGGCAGAGCTTGAGCTGCAAATGGCCTTGGCCCAG ATCTTGACCCATTTTGAGGTGCAGCCTGAGCCAGATGCTGCCCCAATCAGACCCATGACTCGGACAGTCCTGGTACCTGAGAGGAGCATCAACCTCCTGTTTGTGGACAGATAA